Proteins from a single region of Mucilaginibacter daejeonensis:
- a CDS encoding malectin domain-containing carbohydrate-binding protein: MIWKLRHYIDMGKLAATTAVLVLLGHGAQAQSATRQSIDLNNGWTTIASETKADAYPGFEQPAFKTTNWKAVTVPHNWDGYEGYRRLKHGNLHGYAWYRKAFTPTTLKAGKRYFLWFEGVSSYATVYLNGKKVGEHAGGRTSFTLDVTDAIKLGKPNLLAVKADHPANIKDLPWVCGGCSDEVGFSEGSQPMGIFRPVHLIATDPIRIQPFGVYVWNDTTAMERSATLHIETEVKNYGIKAANIEVINTLTDASGKPVATAKASQSLNKEAAATLKQDLAGLKNVKLWSLEQPYLYTLRTQIKQNGKLIDEQTTPYGIRWIKWGMGINGDGRFYLNGKLVFINGIGEYEHLMGKSHAFTAQEIKARVMQLHAAGFNAFRDAHQPHNLAYQQYWDKMGLLWWPQFSAHIWYDTPEFKENYKKLIVDWVKERRNSPSVTLWGLENESKLPEAFARECTELIRSLDHTASSQRKVTTCNGGKGTDWDVPQNWTGTYGGDPNTYGEDLKKQILIGEYGAWRSLELHTEGPFVANGSVSEDRMTQLMETKVRLAESVKDKVAGQYHWLLYSHENPGRIQGGEGLRELDRVGPINYKGLFTPWGQPLDVFYMYRSNYAPKDKEPMVYIVSHTWPNRWTKPGKKDSIIVYSNCDEVELFNDVDHTSLGKRKRQGGVGTHFQWDGANIKYNILYAVGYVNGKAVAKDIIVLNHLPQAPHIAQLTSSSNDVLKPLKGINYIYRVNCGGPEIKDSFGNLWLADGHLTKGTWGSTSWTDDFKGMPAFFASQQRTFDPVKGTATGGLFQSFRYGMEKLEYEFPLPDGTYLVELYFNEPWYGIGGGMNAAGWRLFDVAINDRTVIRDLDIWKEVGTNHALKKTVTAQVTGGKLVISFPDVAAGEAIISAIAIGSTKSNIKAAPQPQSIISQLKAPSSWKVTSWLDIGDQLYAGGQKVTINALPPALYGAEWIRTASATNNIAQFTMNEDGSVHVAMEAVPDQCPDWLKGYEVSGLSILTDAPGNNKLNVYRKAFKKGEQVTLGTNAGTQRYTVAVLPDVTLEPATDLRKTVTFRADDAVAQGNAVRDTLAGRKVVRFTNSSGGSVAIGITPGVADLYALRIKYYNYSDRTLTGKMELRAQDGTLMKQEDLTFKPVAKGKSGTIATTTGTSINAGNYKVIITATNAEALSISGIEMQ; this comes from the coding sequence ATGATCTGGAAGTTACGTCACTATATCGACATGGGTAAGCTTGCGGCCACAACGGCTGTGCTTGTGTTGCTTGGCCATGGCGCACAGGCGCAGAGTGCCACACGCCAGTCGATAGACCTGAACAACGGCTGGACCACCATAGCCAGCGAGACCAAAGCTGATGCTTACCCTGGTTTCGAACAGCCAGCGTTCAAGACCACCAACTGGAAAGCAGTGACCGTTCCGCACAATTGGGATGGATACGAAGGATACCGCAGGCTCAAGCATGGCAACCTGCATGGCTATGCCTGGTATCGCAAAGCGTTCACGCCAACAACACTTAAAGCCGGTAAACGGTATTTTTTGTGGTTCGAAGGAGTAAGTTCATACGCCACTGTGTACCTGAACGGCAAAAAGGTTGGTGAACACGCCGGTGGCCGTACCTCGTTCACGCTTGATGTGACCGATGCGATCAAATTAGGTAAACCCAACCTGCTGGCCGTAAAGGCCGATCATCCGGCTAATATTAAAGATCTGCCCTGGGTTTGCGGCGGATGTTCTGACGAGGTGGGCTTTTCAGAGGGCTCTCAGCCTATGGGCATCTTCCGCCCGGTGCATCTGATAGCCACTGATCCTATACGCATACAGCCGTTCGGTGTTTATGTATGGAACGATACTACCGCCATGGAGCGATCGGCCACTTTGCATATCGAAACAGAGGTCAAGAACTATGGTATCAAAGCTGCCAACATTGAGGTCATCAATACACTGACAGATGCTTCAGGTAAGCCGGTAGCTACCGCCAAAGCATCACAGAGCCTGAACAAAGAGGCAGCCGCTACCCTTAAACAAGACCTTGCCGGGTTAAAGAACGTTAAGCTATGGTCGTTAGAGCAACCTTATTTGTATACGCTGCGCACCCAGATCAAGCAGAACGGTAAACTGATCGACGAGCAGACCACGCCGTATGGCATCCGTTGGATCAAATGGGGCATGGGCATCAATGGCGATGGTCGCTTTTACCTGAATGGCAAGCTGGTATTCATTAACGGTATCGGCGAATACGAGCATTTGATGGGTAAGAGCCACGCGTTCACAGCACAGGAGATCAAAGCGCGTGTGATGCAGTTGCATGCGGCCGGTTTCAATGCCTTCCGCGACGCGCACCAACCGCATAATTTGGCCTATCAGCAATATTGGGACAAGATGGGGCTGTTATGGTGGCCGCAATTCTCGGCGCATATCTGGTATGATACGCCGGAATTTAAAGAGAACTACAAGAAACTGATCGTTGATTGGGTGAAGGAAAGGCGTAATAGTCCGTCGGTGACGCTATGGGGTTTGGAGAACGAAAGCAAACTGCCCGAGGCCTTCGCCCGTGAGTGTACCGAGCTGATACGCAGCTTAGATCATACGGCATCGTCGCAACGCAAGGTGACCACCTGCAATGGCGGCAAAGGCACCGATTGGGACGTGCCACAGAACTGGACCGGCACCTACGGCGGCGACCCCAACACCTACGGCGAGGACCTTAAAAAACAGATCTTGATCGGCGAGTATGGTGCCTGGCGCAGTTTAGAGCTGCACACCGAAGGCCCTTTTGTGGCCAACGGCTCGGTAAGTGAGGACCGCATGACCCAGCTCATGGAGACCAAGGTGCGTTTGGCCGAGTCGGTAAAGGATAAAGTGGCCGGTCAGTACCACTGGCTGCTTTACTCGCACGAGAATCCTGGCCGTATACAAGGCGGCGAAGGTTTGCGCGAACTGGATAGGGTAGGGCCGATCAACTACAAGGGACTGTTCACCCCATGGGGGCAGCCGTTGGATGTGTTCTACATGTACCGGTCCAACTATGCACCAAAGGACAAGGAGCCGATGGTCTACATCGTATCACATACCTGGCCCAACCGCTGGACCAAGCCCGGCAAAAAAGATAGCATCATCGTATACTCTAATTGCGATGAGGTAGAACTTTTCAACGATGTGGACCACACCTCTTTAGGCAAACGCAAGCGCCAGGGCGGCGTTGGTACACACTTTCAGTGGGACGGTGCGAATATCAAGTACAATATACTATATGCGGTCGGCTATGTCAACGGCAAGGCCGTTGCTAAGGATATCATCGTGCTGAACCATTTGCCACAAGCACCGCATATTGCCCAACTGACAAGCTCATCTAATGATGTGTTAAAGCCGTTAAAAGGTATCAACTATATCTATCGCGTCAATTGCGGTGGCCCTGAGATCAAAGACAGTTTCGGCAACCTGTGGTTGGCAGATGGTCATTTAACAAAAGGTACGTGGGGTTCCACCTCATGGACCGATGACTTTAAAGGTATGCCGGCTTTCTTTGCCAGTCAGCAGCGCACGTTCGATCCCGTGAAAGGAACGGCCACGGGTGGCTTGTTCCAGAGTTTCCGTTATGGGATGGAAAAGCTTGAGTATGAGTTCCCGCTGCCGGATGGTACTTACCTGGTGGAGCTATACTTTAATGAACCCTGGTACGGCATAGGCGGCGGAATGAACGCCGCCGGTTGGCGCCTATTTGATGTGGCCATTAACGATCGCACCGTGATCCGCGATCTGGACATCTGGAAAGAGGTAGGCACTAACCATGCCCTTAAAAAGACCGTGACCGCACAGGTGACCGGCGGCAAACTCGTCATCTCGTTCCCTGATGTGGCCGCGGGCGAAGCTATCATCTCGGCCATCGCTATCGGTTCTACCAAAAGCAACATCAAAGCGGCACCCCAACCTCAAAGTATTATTAGCCAGCTCAAAGCACCATCATCATGGAAGGTAACTTCGTGGTTGGATATCGGCGATCAGCTATATGCAGGTGGTCAAAAGGTCACCATCAATGCGTTGCCTCCCGCACTGTACGGCGCCGAGTGGATACGTACAGCTTCTGCAACCAACAACATTGCCCAGTTCACTATGAACGAGGATGGCAGCGTGCATGTAGCTATGGAAGCAGTGCCAGATCAGTGCCCCGATTGGTTGAAAGGCTACGAGGTAAGCGGACTATCAATATTGACCGATGCACCAGGCAACAACAAATTGAACGTGTACCGTAAAGCCTTTAAAAAAGGTGAGCAAGTTACCCTGGGCACTAATGCGGGTACGCAGAGGTACACCGTTGCGGTGCTACCCGACGTGACCCTTGAACCAGCTACCGACCTGCGCAAGACCGTGACCTTCCGTGCCGACGATGCCGTTGCTCAGGGAAATGCAGTGCGCGATACTTTGGCAGGTAGAAAAGTGGTACGTTTCACCAACTCTTCGGGGGGATCAGTGGCCATTGGTATCACACCGGGTGTGGCCGATCTGTATGCCTTGCGCATCAAATATTATAACTACAGTGATAGAACGCTGACCGGCAAAATGGAACTCCGCGCGCAGGATGGCACTTTAATGAAGCAGGAAGACCTTACCTTTAAGCCGGTGGCCAAAGGCAAGTCAGGTACCATCGCTACCACAACGGGTACCAGCATCAACGCCGGCAACTACAAAGTGATCATCACCGCTACTAATGCCGAGGCGCTGAGTATATCGGGCATCGAAATGCAATAA
- a CDS encoding glycoside hydrolase family 95 protein: MNRCTVSHKLKKLWNKAPLVLFTVLCTFKASAQNNSKLWYNAPAQKWTDALPIGNGSIGGMVYGDVQNDRVQFNENTLWNGAPRAYARKGAYKYLAQIRALIAQGKQKEAEALAGKAFMGLKENELNYAKDSARWVNTMLSYYGPQDELFHPSTIKTISLPTEQGWELTRGLEGLDGTVWFRRYVEIPAGWKGKDVVLSLGRVRDMDVTYFNGERVGSTNGTAYRKYVIPASKLHTGRNVIAVQVLNFNDKGGLTSNAKEIKIYPQGNEAEALPLSGQWEYFIQDGEAPVYPKYNASYQPFADLHLQFAAKGEVTNYRRDLDLTNATAHVSYAQNGVTYTREYLVSAPDKAMAIQLAVSKPGQLTLKIGLTTLHHQYTIRKVNESTLALNLKVNNGVLKGVTYLHVSRQGGKLSIANNGINISGANSATLYLTAATSFRNYHDVTGDPDAICKKRITSVKAKSYAAVRSTHVADYQRYYNTFDIELGKGQNEGLPTDERIAKFNSKDDPGLVALFVKYSRYLLISSSRPDSKLPANLQGIWNDLLTPPWGSKFTTNINLQMNYWSAEMFNLSACTKPLFHMVNDLEQTEHATAKEHYNAPGWVLHHNTDIWCGTAPVNASNHGIWQPGAAWLSESLWEHYQFTQDKAFLRSQAYPAMKGAAEFFVANLVKDPTTGYLISTPSNSPEHGGLVAGPTMDHQIIRELFKNTSKASALLGLDPAFARTLQQKYAQIAPNRIGKYGQLQEWLEDKDDTTDTHRHVSHMWGVHPGTEITERTPELMQAAKRSMYYRGDDGTGWSISWKVNIWARMHDGDHAFKLLNRLLSTAESPDGGKDRGGLYHNMFDAHPPFQIDGNFGAAAGVGEMLLQSQFGTLDLLPALPTALPNGSVKGICARGGFVLNIDWKNGELQKVRITSTAGKPCIVNYAGKQIKFDTQKGATYQLNGNLQKI, encoded by the coding sequence ATGAACCGTTGTACCGTATCGCACAAGCTTAAAAAGCTATGGAACAAAGCGCCACTGGTGCTTTTTACCGTGCTATGCACCTTTAAGGCATCAGCACAAAACAATAGCAAGCTTTGGTATAACGCACCTGCCCAAAAATGGACCGATGCCCTGCCTATCGGTAATGGCAGCATAGGTGGAATGGTATACGGCGATGTGCAGAACGATAGGGTACAATTTAACGAGAACACGCTTTGGAACGGTGCTCCGCGAGCTTACGCGCGTAAAGGAGCCTACAAATATTTAGCCCAGATCCGCGCGCTGATCGCCCAGGGCAAGCAAAAGGAGGCGGAAGCCCTGGCCGGCAAGGCGTTCATGGGTTTGAAGGAGAACGAACTGAACTACGCGAAGGACTCGGCTCGTTGGGTCAACACCATGCTGAGCTATTATGGTCCGCAGGATGAACTATTTCACCCCTCGACCATTAAGACCATCAGTCTGCCAACGGAGCAGGGATGGGAACTTACCCGCGGTTTGGAAGGACTGGACGGGACCGTTTGGTTCCGCCGTTATGTGGAGATACCCGCTGGCTGGAAAGGCAAGGACGTGGTGCTGTCGTTAGGAAGAGTACGCGATATGGACGTTACCTATTTTAACGGTGAAAGGGTAGGCTCCACTAATGGAACGGCCTACCGTAAATACGTGATCCCGGCATCCAAGCTGCATACCGGACGTAACGTGATCGCCGTGCAGGTACTCAACTTTAATGATAAAGGTGGACTGACCAGTAACGCCAAAGAGATCAAGATCTATCCGCAGGGAAACGAAGCTGAAGCCTTACCCTTGAGCGGGCAGTGGGAATATTTTATTCAGGACGGCGAGGCGCCGGTTTACCCAAAATATAATGCCAGCTATCAGCCTTTCGCTGATCTGCATCTTCAATTCGCTGCAAAAGGAGAGGTCACCAATTACCGCCGTGATCTTGACCTGACCAATGCCACCGCGCATGTATCGTACGCGCAAAATGGTGTTACCTACACCCGCGAGTACCTGGTGAGTGCGCCCGACAAGGCCATGGCCATTCAGCTGGCGGTCAGCAAGCCCGGCCAGCTGACATTGAAAATAGGGCTGACCACGTTGCATCATCAATATACCATTCGCAAGGTCAACGAAAGCACTTTGGCACTCAACCTTAAGGTGAACAATGGTGTTTTAAAAGGCGTGACCTACCTGCATGTGAGCAGGCAGGGTGGTAAACTAAGCATCGCCAATAACGGCATCAATATCAGCGGAGCCAACAGTGCTACACTATACCTCACAGCGGCCACCAGCTTCAGGAACTATCATGACGTGACCGGCGATCCTGATGCGATCTGTAAGAAACGCATCACATCGGTCAAAGCCAAAAGTTATGCGGCGGTTAGATCAACCCACGTGGCCGACTATCAGCGTTACTACAATACATTTGATATCGAGCTGGGCAAAGGCCAAAATGAGGGCTTGCCTACTGATGAGCGCATAGCCAAATTTAACAGTAAGGATGACCCAGGACTGGTGGCCTTGTTCGTAAAATATAGCCGCTACCTGCTTATCTCGTCGTCAAGGCCCGACAGTAAGCTGCCGGCCAACCTGCAGGGTATCTGGAATGATCTGCTTACCCCGCCCTGGGGCAGCAAGTTCACCACCAACATAAACCTGCAAATGAATTATTGGTCGGCCGAGATGTTCAACCTTTCAGCCTGTACCAAACCGCTGTTCCACATGGTGAACGACCTGGAGCAGACGGAACATGCCACCGCTAAAGAACATTACAACGCACCGGGCTGGGTATTGCACCACAACACCGATATATGGTGCGGTACAGCACCGGTGAATGCCTCCAACCATGGCATATGGCAACCGGGCGCGGCCTGGTTAAGCGAGAGCCTGTGGGAGCATTATCAGTTCACGCAGGATAAGGCCTTTTTACGTTCGCAAGCTTACCCGGCCATGAAAGGTGCTGCCGAATTCTTCGTCGCTAATTTAGTGAAGGACCCCACGACCGGTTACCTGATCAGTACACCATCTAACTCACCCGAGCATGGCGGGCTGGTGGCAGGGCCTACCATGGACCACCAGATCATTCGCGAACTATTTAAGAATACTTCAAAAGCCTCTGCTTTATTAGGCCTTGATCCTGCATTTGCTCGAACTTTGCAGCAAAAATATGCGCAGATCGCACCCAACAGGATCGGCAAATATGGCCAGTTGCAGGAGTGGCTGGAAGATAAGGACGATACTACTGATACCCACCGCCATGTATCACACATGTGGGGTGTACACCCGGGCACCGAGATCACCGAACGGACGCCTGAACTGATGCAGGCAGCCAAGCGCTCCATGTACTACCGGGGCGATGACGGTACAGGTTGGAGCATATCATGGAAGGTGAACATATGGGCACGCATGCACGATGGTGATCACGCTTTCAAATTATTGAACAGGCTGCTATCCACCGCCGAATCGCCTGATGGCGGTAAGGACAGGGGAGGACTTTACCATAATATGTTCGACGCGCACCCCCCGTTCCAGATCGATGGAAATTTCGGTGCTGCGGCGGGCGTGGGCGAGATGCTGCTGCAAAGCCAGTTCGGTACACTTGACCTGTTGCCTGCCCTGCCCACAGCCCTGCCCAATGGTAGCGTGAAAGGCATTTGCGCCCGCGGTGGTTTTGTGCTGAATATTGACTGGAAGAACGGCGAACTGCAAAAGGTTCGGATCACTTCAACAGCGGGTAAGCCTTGCATTGTGAATTATGCGGGTAAGCAGATCAAATTTGATACGCAAAAAGGGGCCACCTATCAGCTGAATGGCAACCTGCAAAAAATATAA
- a CDS encoding alpha-d-galacturonidase, with the protein MTTLRKASFWIFLYCLSAITTLAATPPRSVTLVTPAKAHVRIGFGATQVQKALQAKGYQVRIAHQAPTTGTIITIGRMQDALIKAGITGNKIQFSRKPGKEGFAINTTKKGLLLAGTDDSGVLYGCLELADRIKKQGKLPATINITDQPQMVMRGACIGVQKPLLLPGRGVYEYPYTPQNFPWFYDKALWLRYLDSLADNRMNALYLWNGHPFASLVRVKEYPYAVEVDEATFKKNEEIFKFLTDEADKRGIWVIQMFYNIIVSKPFAEKNDLKTQDRNRHIVPIIADYTRKSIAAFVQKYPHVGLMVALGEAMEGVGQDDIDWFTKTIIPGVKDGLKAIGQTEEPPIVLRAHDTDAPAVMKAALPIYKNLYTEAKFNGEALTTYTPRGPWADLHRTLSRIGTVQIENVHILANLEPFRYGSADFIQKSVQAMHNVYEANGLHLYPQASYWDWPYTADKADPRLLQIDRDWIWYKEWSRYAWNADRARPEEVRYWGGLLAGMYGCSQAQGEQILKAYEEAGEISPQILRRVGITDGNRQTMTLGMLMAQFTNPEKFGLFSLLYNSEAPEGEILSEYAEKEWKKQPHIGETPVTVMENIRGYGQRAIEAIEKASPGVKKNKTEFDRLKNDMYCQAAMANSYSAKIKAAISILRYKYTDDVRDLQNAIPDMEASLNYYRELVKLTENSYLYANSMQTKQRKIPVGGNDGKMKTWAELLPVYEKELANFKKNIDSLRSPAAKNKKASPNLTNANVTITAGAEGSYVIGNGAQPFADTAATITDFAKELQGLKGVKLDRNKQYREGTTITFTNARPVKVLVGYFNKTGYIDPATWRYLSPSQLETDASANDHGEADVKLSNAVLIPNMPSVNIHTFSFKPGTNTLTLAKGICLVLGIVNEDQPVPVYDAGLSTTGNIKDLRWLFN; encoded by the coding sequence ATGACCACTTTGCGTAAAGCATCCTTCTGGATATTTCTATATTGTTTAAGTGCCATTACCACATTAGCGGCCACACCGCCACGATCGGTGACCTTGGTTACCCCGGCAAAAGCGCATGTGCGCATAGGTTTTGGAGCCACGCAGGTGCAAAAGGCTTTGCAGGCTAAAGGATACCAGGTACGCATCGCACACCAGGCACCTACGACCGGTACGATCATCACCATAGGCCGCATGCAGGATGCGCTGATCAAAGCGGGCATCACCGGCAATAAGATCCAATTTTCGCGCAAGCCCGGTAAGGAAGGTTTCGCCATCAATACCACTAAAAAAGGGTTGCTGTTGGCCGGTACAGATGATTCGGGGGTGTTGTATGGCTGCCTCGAACTGGCCGACCGCATAAAAAAACAAGGTAAGTTACCGGCTACGATCAACATTACCGATCAGCCGCAGATGGTGATGCGTGGAGCCTGCATCGGTGTACAAAAGCCGCTATTGCTGCCTGGCCGTGGCGTTTATGAATACCCTTATACGCCTCAAAATTTCCCATGGTTCTATGACAAGGCCCTGTGGTTGCGTTACCTCGACTCATTGGCCGATAACCGCATGAATGCCCTTTACCTGTGGAACGGTCACCCATTTGCCTCGCTGGTGCGGGTGAAGGAGTACCCTTATGCGGTAGAGGTGGATGAGGCTACGTTCAAAAAGAACGAGGAGATATTCAAGTTCCTGACCGATGAGGCCGATAAGCGCGGCATCTGGGTGATCCAGATGTTCTATAACATCATCGTGTCCAAACCTTTTGCCGAAAAGAATGATCTGAAAACGCAAGATCGTAACCGCCACATCGTTCCCATCATTGCCGATTATACCCGCAAGTCTATTGCCGCCTTTGTGCAGAAGTACCCACACGTTGGCTTAATGGTGGCCTTGGGCGAGGCCATGGAGGGCGTAGGTCAGGACGATATCGACTGGTTCACCAAAACGATCATACCGGGGGTAAAGGACGGCTTAAAAGCGATAGGACAAACCGAAGAACCGCCTATAGTGCTCCGTGCGCACGATACTGACGCACCTGCCGTAATGAAGGCCGCGCTGCCGATCTACAAGAACCTATACACCGAGGCTAAATTCAATGGTGAGGCGCTAACCACCTATACCCCGCGCGGACCGTGGGCTGACCTGCACCGCACCTTAAGCCGCATTGGTACCGTACAGATCGAGAACGTACATATACTGGCCAACCTGGAGCCTTTCCGTTATGGTTCGGCCGATTTTATACAGAAGAGCGTACAAGCCATGCACAATGTTTATGAGGCTAACGGCTTGCACCTGTACCCGCAAGCATCATACTGGGATTGGCCTTATACTGCCGACAAAGCCGACCCGCGCCTGTTACAGATCGATCGCGATTGGATCTGGTACAAGGAATGGTCGCGCTATGCCTGGAACGCCGATCGTGCCCGCCCCGAAGAGGTCAGATATTGGGGAGGTTTGCTGGCCGGTATGTACGGCTGCTCACAAGCTCAAGGCGAACAGATCCTGAAAGCATACGAAGAGGCAGGCGAGATATCGCCCCAGATCCTGCGCCGCGTGGGCATCACAGATGGTAACCGCCAAACCATGACGCTGGGCATGCTGATGGCACAGTTCACCAATCCCGAAAAGTTCGGTTTGTTCAGCCTGTTATATAATTCTGAAGCACCCGAGGGCGAGATATTGAGCGAGTACGCCGAAAAAGAATGGAAGAAGCAGCCACACATAGGCGAAACGCCGGTGACCGTGATGGAGAACATCAGAGGCTATGGCCAACGTGCTATCGAGGCCATTGAAAAAGCATCGCCGGGTGTCAAAAAAAATAAAACAGAATTTGATCGTCTCAAGAACGATATGTATTGCCAGGCGGCTATGGCCAACAGCTATTCGGCCAAAATCAAAGCGGCCATATCGATCCTGAGGTATAAATATACGGATGATGTTCGCGACCTGCAGAACGCTATTCCCGATATGGAGGCCAGCCTGAATTATTACCGCGAACTGGTGAAACTGACAGAGAACAGCTACCTGTATGCCAATAGCATGCAAACTAAGCAACGCAAGATCCCGGTGGGGGGTAACGATGGCAAGATGAAGACCTGGGCGGAGCTGCTACCCGTTTATGAAAAGGAGCTGGCCAACTTTAAAAAGAACATTGACTCGTTGCGTTCGCCTGCTGCCAAAAATAAAAAGGCCTCACCTAACCTGACCAATGCCAACGTGACCATCACGGCAGGTGCCGAAGGTAGCTATGTGATCGGTAACGGCGCCCAGCCATTTGCCGATACCGCAGCCACTATCACTGACTTTGCCAAGGAACTGCAAGGACTGAAAGGCGTGAAGCTTGACCGCAACAAACAATACCGAGAAGGTACTACCATTACGTTCACCAATGCCCGGCCGGTAAAGGTGTTGGTAGGTTACTTTAACAAGACCGGATATATCGACCCGGCTACCTGGCGCTACTTGTCGCCATCGCAACTGGAGACCGATGCCAGCGCCAATGACCATGGCGAGGCCGATGTAAAGCTGTCGAACGCGGTGCTGATCCCTAACATGCCCTCGGTCAATATCCATACCTTTAGCTTTAAGCCGGGTACCAACACGCTTACGCTGGCTAAAGGCATTTGCCTGGTGCTGGGTATCGTTAACGAGGACCAGCCGGTGCCGGTATATGATGCCGGGCTGAGTACCACGGGCAATATCAAAGATCTGAGATGGTTATTTAATTAA
- a CDS encoding MGH1-like glycoside hydrolase domain-containing protein, with the protein MKKTIFSLALGLTTAIGVAQTKPGLGTDKLKFYVESFNKIDTETVKNYVTNDQAYEFLSKNAPLFECPDSTIEKIYYYRWWAFRKHLKQTPDGFVFTEFITQVNHAGKYNTVSSALGHHIYEGRWMRDPQYLDQYINFWLYIDPKTPKPHLHAFSSWLQDAVYNYYLVNQNKATLQKQLPVLDADYRQWETEKMAPNQMFWQFDVRDAMEESISGGRKDKNIRPTINSYMYGNAVALTKMAKLFGNDTLMNRYQAKAAQLKRMVQDTLWDNEANFFKVKQVAKGKLADAREELGFIPWYFNLPDDKVKYAEQWEQLTDEKGFNAPWGITTAERRHPLFRTHGTGHGCEWDGAVWPFATTQTLKGLANLLTNYKHQDGMSKQVFYTELHKYAASHTKRGLPYLGEYQDEKTGYWLKGDNPRSSYYNHSGFADIVISDLVGLKPRDDNKLEVYPLIPDGLWDWFCLDKVPYHGHEITVRWDKTGNKYKQGAGLYIYADGKQLAKSKDLKHIITKLP; encoded by the coding sequence ATGAAGAAGACGATATTCAGCCTTGCACTTGGCCTGACCACGGCCATTGGTGTGGCGCAAACCAAACCAGGCCTCGGCACCGATAAGCTGAAGTTTTACGTAGAGTCGTTCAATAAGATCGATACCGAAACGGTAAAGAACTACGTGACCAATGACCAGGCGTATGAGTTCCTGTCCAAGAACGCGCCGTTGTTCGAGTGCCCTGATAGTACCATCGAGAAGATCTACTACTACCGTTGGTGGGCGTTCCGCAAGCACCTGAAGCAAACACCTGATGGGTTCGTGTTCACGGAATTCATTACACAGGTGAACCATGCCGGTAAGTACAACACGGTAAGCAGTGCCCTGGGCCACCATATTTATGAAGGTCGCTGGATGCGCGACCCGCAATACTTGGATCAGTACATCAACTTCTGGCTCTATATCGACCCTAAAACTCCTAAGCCACATTTGCACGCGTTCAGCAGCTGGTTGCAGGATGCGGTATACAACTACTACCTCGTTAACCAGAACAAGGCCACGCTGCAAAAGCAACTGCCCGTACTGGATGCCGACTACCGCCAGTGGGAGACCGAAAAGATGGCGCCAAACCAAATGTTCTGGCAATTTGATGTGCGCGATGCCATGGAGGAATCCATTAGCGGCGGCCGTAAGGATAAGAACATCAGGCCTACGATCAACAGCTACATGTATGGCAACGCGGTAGCCCTTACTAAAATGGCCAAACTTTTTGGCAATGATACGTTGATGAACCGTTACCAGGCCAAGGCCGCTCAACTGAAGCGCATGGTGCAGGATACGCTATGGGACAATGAGGCCAACTTTTTCAAAGTCAAACAAGTGGCCAAAGGAAAACTGGCCGATGCTCGTGAAGAGCTGGGCTTTATCCCTTGGTACTTTAACCTGCCTGATGATAAGGTCAAATACGCCGAGCAATGGGAACAACTGACCGACGAGAAAGGCTTCAATGCGCCATGGGGTATCACCACGGCCGAACGTCGTCACCCGCTGTTCCGTACCCATGGCACCGGTCACGGCTGCGAGTGGGATGGTGCCGTATGGCCTTTCGCCACTACGCAAACGCTTAAAGGGCTGGCTAACCTGCTCACCAATTACAAACACCAGGACGGCATGAGCAAGCAGGTGTTCTATACCGAGTTGCATAAGTACGCGGCATCGCATACCAAACGTGGCTTGCCTTATCTGGGCGAGTACCAGGACGAAAAGACCGGCTACTGGCTCAAGGGTGACAATCCACGCAGCAGCTACTACAACCACTCAGGCTTTGCCGACATTGTGATCAGCGACCTGGTGGGCCTGAAACCCCGCGATGATAACAAGCTGGAAGTATACCCTCTGATCCCCGACGGCCTATGGGACTGGTTCTGTTTAGATAAGGTTCCTTACCACGGCCACGAGATCACCGTTCGTTGGGACAAGACGGGTAACAAGTACAAGCAAGGCGCCGGCCTATATATTTACGCCGATGGGAAACAACTGGCCAAAAGCAAAGATCTGAAACATATCATCACTAAACTGCCGTGA